The DNA window CGGGTGCCCTCGACGTTGACCTCGCGAAAGGTGCCCGCGTCCGGAAGCCACTGCTCGGGGAGCCCGGCGGCGTGGAAGACCAGCTCGCAGCCCTCCGCGGCGTCACGGAGCGAGGCGGCGTCGCGGAGATCGCCCTGCACCTCCTCGCAGCCCTCGGGGAGCGGCTTGCCCGGGGTGCGGACGAGGGCGCGGACGTCGGTCCCGCGCCTCCGCAGGGCCGCGGCGATGGAGTGCCCCACCAGGCCGGTGGCGCCGGTCACCAGCGCTGTCACCCCGAGGCCCCGGGCGGCGTGCGGTTGTGCTGGCTCTCCTCCGCGGGCGCGCCGCAGTGCGGGCAGGTCAACAGCTCCATCGCGAACGGGCCCTTGCAGTACGTGCAGAAGAGCCGCCCTGCGATGCTGTTCGGGTCGATCAGCTTCATCTCCGGGTAGAACTGCTCGAGCTCGGCCGTGCTCATCCGGTCGTTCTCGTCGGCCGGCGACCACACCACCTCGAGCGCGACGAGCTGCTGCGCGGTCACCGCCGACCGGTTGTCGAGCGCCATCCGGATCTGCGCCGCGTCCGGGCTCTGGAGCGCCTGGAGCGGCCGCTCCGCCGCCACCACCAGGTGCACCACGACCGTGCCCTCGCCCTCGTTCGGGTGCGCCCGCATCTCGGGCGCGTCCTGGGTGACGACCTCGCCCCCCGCGCCGCGCACCCGCTCCGTCTGGTAGGCGGCGCGCGCGCGGGTCGCGATCTGCTGGAACCGCTGCTCCGCCTGCTGGGGTGAGAGCGGGCCGAAGCTCTCCTGTGAGACGTAGAGCCACGACAGCTCCGCCCGCCGGAGCGCGAGCACCGTCTCTCGCAGCAGGTGGGCGAGCCCCTGCTCGGACTGCGTGTCTCCCGTCTCCGCGAGGCGCTTCAACGTGTCCTGCATCTCGCGGCGCGCGCGCCAATCGATGCCGAGACTCAACCTGTGCACGTGCATCGCGTCTTGCCCCGCGTGGGCGCTCACCGAGGGCGGAGCCCCCTTTCGCACGCGGCTGAAGACGAGCAGCCCGAGCCCCCCGGCGACCAGCAGGAAGCAGCAGAGCCCGCCCCCGAGGCCCCAGCCGCAGCCTCCGCCGCGTCGCGACGCGCGGCTCCGTGTGCCGAGCCCACCCGCGCCGGTGGTCCTGGGCGGCGTGCCGTACGAAGGCCGGGTCGAGGGGGTCGTCGAGCCGGAGCCGTAGGACGGGGAGGACGGGGAAGACGTGGTTCCCGATCCGTAGCTGCGTCGGCTCGAGCTCGAGGAACCGTAGCTTCGCGAGCCCGAGCTGCGCGAGCCGGAGCTCGAGCTGCGGCTCCGGCTGCCGAAGCGGCTCCCTCCGAAGCTCCCCCCGCGCCGCTGCGCCAGCGCGTCGTTGGCCACGAACACGAGCGCCAGCGCGATGATCGCACCCCAGATTCCCCGATGCATGGGCGCGAGTATGGCA is part of the Sandaracinaceae bacterium genome and encodes:
- a CDS encoding DUF1517 domain-containing protein, translated to MHRGIWGAIIALALVFVANDALAQRRGGSFGGSRFGSRSRSSSSGSRSSGSRSYGSSSSSRRSYGSGTTSSPSSPSYGSGSTTPSTRPSYGTPPRTTGAGGLGTRSRASRRGGGCGWGLGGGLCCFLLVAGGLGLLVFSRVRKGAPPSVSAHAGQDAMHVHRLSLGIDWRARREMQDTLKRLAETGDTQSEQGLAHLLRETVLALRRAELSWLYVSQESFGPLSPQQAEQRFQQIATRARAAYQTERVRGAGGEVVTQDAPEMRAHPNEGEGTVVVHLVVAAERPLQALQSPDAAQIRMALDNRSAVTAQQLVALEVVWSPADENDRMSTAELEQFYPEMKLIDPNSIAGRLFCTYCKGPFAMELLTCPHCGAPAEESQHNRTPPGASG